Below is a window of Trueperaceae bacterium DNA.
ACTGCGCGGCAAGGAGGTGCTCGTCGTCGGCGCCGGCAGCATCGGCACCCGCGTTGCGCGGCTCTGCGCCGCGTTCGGTATGCGGGTCGTCGGCATCAGCCGCAGCGGCCAGGCCAACGATGCGTTCACCGCGATCGGTACCCCGGATGTTCTGGATGTTCTGCTCCCGGCGGCCGACTACGTCGTGCTCACGGCACCCGGCACGCCCGAGACGGAAGGGATGTTCGACGCGCGCCGGCTCGGGCTGATGAAAGAGGGGTCGTACTTGATCAACGTGGCACGCGGCAGCCTCGTCGTCGAGGCCGATCTCCTCGCCGCCCTTGCCTCGGGCCGCCTGGCGGGCGCGTGCCTGGACGCCTTCACCGTCGAGCCGTTGCCCCCCGACAGCCCCCTCTGGGGTGCCGACAACCTGTTCATCAGCCCGCATGCCTCCTACCGGACGCCCGAGATCCGGGCCCGCGTGTTCGACGAGTTCTCATCGAACCTGCGCGCGCTGCTCGAGGGACGACCGCTCGCCGGACGCATGCGCAACAAGGAACTCGGATACTGAGCCGTGAGCATGAACGGAGAGCCGCCGATGACGAGGCCACCTCTTACCGCCTCGCCCTTACCGCACGATCCCCTGCACGAGCGCCCCAACCGCGGGTTCCACCCCCTCATCGAGGGTGAGCAACCCTACGTGTTCGTCGACGGCTGCATGCAGATCTGGCCGGACGCGGACCTCCCGTACGCCCACCGCCACGGCTGCGACGTCTACGCCGTCACCGCCCTGAGCGTGCAG
It encodes the following:
- a CDS encoding D-2-hydroxyacid dehydrogenase — protein: MRIEVLVSHIYEQHHFDRLVAEFPALSFTKLPSGEPWPEVVSRATALLFAGLRKPELSNLLRAAPRLEWIHTGSAGFDWVMVPEVEERGIVVTRSMDVMSIPIAEFVLGAMLRNAKNFPALEAAQARREWKPPFHQELRGKEVLVVGAGSIGTRVARLCAAFGMRVVGISRSGQANDAFTAIGTPDVLDVLLPAADYVVLTAPGTPETEGMFDARRLGLMKEGSYLINVARGSLVVEADLLAALASGRLAGACLDAFTVEPLPPDSPLWGADNLFISPHASYRTPEIRARVFDEFSSNLRALLEGRPLAGRMRNKELGY